CGATCGGCGATGCGCTGGCTCGGCATATGTGGATGCGTGGGTATAACGTGCTGCACCCGATGGGGTGGGATGCGTTCGGACTGCCGGCGGAGAATGCGGCGCTGAAGAACGGCGTGCCGCCGCGGGAGTGGACGTTTGCGAATATTGCGGCGATGAAGAAGCAGTTTCAGCGGCTGGGGATGGGGTTCGACTGGACGACTGAGGTGACGACCTGTCTGCCGGAGTACTACCGGTGGAATCAGTGGTTCTTCTTGAAGATGTTTGAGAAGGGGTTGGCCTATCGGAAGAAGAGCAAGGTGAACTGGTGTCCGGAGTGTTGCACGGTGCTGGCGAATGAGCAGGTGATCGGTGGGCGCTGCTGGCGGCATGAGGATACGGTTGTTGAGCTGCGGGATCTGACGCAGTGGTTTTTGCGGATTACGAAGTATGCGGATGAGTTGCTGGAGGGATTGGATAAGCTGGAGGGTTGGCCGGAGAAGGTCCGGACGATGCAGCGGAACTGGATTGGGCGGAGCGAGGGGGCTTTGATCGACTTTGCGGTCGATCAGGGTATAGGGGGTAGGGAAGAGGGAGTAGAAGGCAAGATCACGGTGTTTACGACGCGGGTGGATACGATCTTTGGGGCGACGTCGGTGCAGCTTGCGCCGGAGCATGCGGTGTCGAAGGCGTTTGCGCTGGAGGATGACAAGCTGCGGGTGCAGATTGAGCAGCTACTGGCTGAGCAGCAGAAGGCGCGAGAGTCCGATGCGCTGGGTGCGATTGAGAAGCATGGCGTGAATACGGGGCGGTTTGCGGTGAATCCGTTCAATGGCGAGCGGGTGCCGATCTGGGTGGCGAACTACATTCTGGCGGACTATGGGACGGGCGCAATTATGAGCGTGCCGGCGCATGATGAGCGGGACTTTGAGTTTGCGCGGAAGTATGGGTTAGAGGTGCGGCGGGTGATTGCTCCTGCTGATGCTTCTGTTGACGCGACGAAGGAGAAACAAGAACAAAATACGGGGATCCTTCGCTCCGCTCAGGATGACGGCGCTGAGGATGTGGTGGGGGAGCTTCCTTATCTCGCTGAGGACGAGGCGGTGCTGATCGACTCGGGGAAGTGGACTGGGCTGGGTTGTGTGGAGGCGCAGGAGAAGATGGCTGCGTTTGCGAAGGTGAAGGGATTTGGCACGCCTACGGTTACGTATCGGTTGAAGGACTGGGGGGTGAGCCGGCAGAGGTACTGGGGGACGCCGATTCCGATGGTGTACTGCGACAGGTGCTCGCCGGAGGAGCCGCTGCCGGTGGCTGAGAGCGAGCTGCCGATTTTTCTACCGGAGCAGATCGATATTACGCAGACGAACGGGTCGCCGCTGGGACGGGTGGCTGAGTTTGTGAATGCGAAGTGTCCGAAGTGTGGCGGGGCGGCTCGGCGGGAGACGGACACGATGGATACGTTCGTTGACTCGAGCTGGTACTTCTATCGGTATACGGATGCGAAGAACTCGAAGGCTCCGTTTGATTCGGACAAGGCGAACTATTGGTTTCCGATCGATCAGTACATCGGCGGGGTGGAGCATGCGATTCTGCATCTGATCTACTCGCGGTTCTGGACGAAGGTGATGCGGGATCTTGGGTTGGTGAAGAACGATGAGCCTGCGCAGCGGCTGTTTACGCAGGGGATGGTGATCAAAGACGGCGCGAAGATGTCGAAGTCGAAGGGCAACGTGGTGTCGCCCGACGACATGATTGCGCGGTATGGCGCGGATGCGACGCGGATGTATGCGCTGTTTGCGGCTCCGCCGGATCGTGACTTGGAGTGGCAGGAGGAAGGAGTTGCGGGGATCTCGCGGTTTCTGAGTAAGGTGTATAGGCTGACGACGAAGTACTCCGGTGCGGCTCGGGCGGCGGCTGGTGGTTCGCGCGGGGGAGAGAGTTCTGCGAAGGAGCAGGCGTTGTTGCGGCGGCTGCACCAGACGATTGCGAAGATCACGCAGGACTTCGATGGGCGGTGGCACTTCAATACTTCGATCTCTTCGATCATGATTTTGGTGAACGAGATTACGGCGAACGAAGCGGCGATGGATGCGGGAGAGATCTCTCCTGCGGCTGTGGCTGAGGTGTTTCGCGGGTTGATCTTGTTGCTGGCTCCGTTTGCGCCGTTCTTTGCGGCGGAGATGTGGGAGGAGATTGGTGGCGAGGGTGTGGTGTTTCGCACGGTGTGGCCTGAAGTGAATGAGGAGCTTGCTCGGGATGAGGAGATTGAGATTCCTGTGCAGGTGAATGGGAAGCTGGTGACGGTGGTTAAGGTGGCGGCGGGGAGCGATGAGGCTACGGTGAAGGCTGAGGCTTTGGCTGATCCTAAGGTGATAGCGCGGATTGAAGGGAAGACTGTGGTGAAGGTGATTGTGGTGCCGGGTAAGCTTGTGAATCTTGTGGTGAAGTAGGTGCAGGGCCTAGGGGACAGGGCTCAGGGCAATGTGGCAACGCCGGTGCGGGGGACTCAGTCGTTTGTGCATACGCTGTCGGAGTGCTGGCGGCGGCCTTCGCTGACGGCGCTGGAGGTGCTGTGGCGGTGGGCTTATGGGATTCCGGCGCTGCTGCTGCTGCGGTATGAGGGGCTGAAGATCTTGCAGGCTACGCCGCTGGACTATGCGGCGCTGAAGAGTATGACGGTGGTGGATCCGCTGGGGTCGGCGCAGACGCTGGCGAAGGCGATGGCGTTGTTGTTGCCGCAGGTGATGGGTGTGGCGTTGTGGCTGGCGCCGTTGTTGGTAGTCGTGTGGGTGATTGTGTCGGCTGTGGGACGGACTGTGGTGTTGCGGCGGGCGGATAAGCGGCTGCATGCCCGCGTGGGGACGCTGATTGTTTTGCAGGCGGTGCGGGTGGTGGCGCTGCTGGGAAGTTTTGCGGTGTGGTTCTGGTGCATGGAGCGGGTGGCGGAGTGGACGGTGACGGGGCCGATTGCGTTGGGTGGGGAGCCGAACCTGGTGGGATATTTTTCGCTGGTGATTGTGGCGACGCTGGGGCTGTTTACGCTGTGGGCGGTGGTGAGTTGGGCGCTGTCGGTGGCTCCGCTGGTGGCGATGCTGCGTGGGTTGGGGGTGGTGGGGAGTTTGGTGGCGGCGTTTCGGCTGGGACCGCTGAAGTCGAAGCTGGTGGAGATCAACCTGGTGATGGGGATTGTGAAGATCGCGTTGATTGTGCTGGCGATGGTGTTTTCGGCGACTCCGCTGCCGTTTGAGAGTGTGACGACGCCGGAGTTTTTGTTTTGGTGGTGGGTGGGGGTTACGGTCCTTTATTTTCTTGGATCTGACTTCTTCCATGTGGCGCGGCAGGTGGCTTATCTGCAGCTTTGGCGAGCTTACGAAGATTGAGAGACTATGTCCTGCCGGACGGGCGCCCTGCGCTAGGCCACCCCTCAAACGAAGACCTGTTTGTGGGGACCCCGGTTCGCGGCGGTCACTTCGTGACTTGTATACCGCTTCGCTTGGTGCTCCCGATGGTCGCAGGCTAAATTCCGAGCCGACCAACGGGAGGACCACAAGAGAT
The nucleotide sequence above comes from Tunturibacter empetritectus. Encoded proteins:
- the leuS gene encoding leucine--tRNA ligase: MPERRTSEIGGKTLNIEDSSSGAELTQPQRYNPAEIEPKWQARWDADATLYAAEAHDSGKPKYYCLEMLPYPSGALHIGHVRNYAIGDALARHMWMRGYNVLHPMGWDAFGLPAENAALKNGVPPREWTFANIAAMKKQFQRLGMGFDWTTEVTTCLPEYYRWNQWFFLKMFEKGLAYRKKSKVNWCPECCTVLANEQVIGGRCWRHEDTVVELRDLTQWFLRITKYADELLEGLDKLEGWPEKVRTMQRNWIGRSEGALIDFAVDQGIGGREEGVEGKITVFTTRVDTIFGATSVQLAPEHAVSKAFALEDDKLRVQIEQLLAEQQKARESDALGAIEKHGVNTGRFAVNPFNGERVPIWVANYILADYGTGAIMSVPAHDERDFEFARKYGLEVRRVIAPADASVDATKEKQEQNTGILRSAQDDGAEDVVGELPYLAEDEAVLIDSGKWTGLGCVEAQEKMAAFAKVKGFGTPTVTYRLKDWGVSRQRYWGTPIPMVYCDRCSPEEPLPVAESELPIFLPEQIDITQTNGSPLGRVAEFVNAKCPKCGGAARRETDTMDTFVDSSWYFYRYTDAKNSKAPFDSDKANYWFPIDQYIGGVEHAILHLIYSRFWTKVMRDLGLVKNDEPAQRLFTQGMVIKDGAKMSKSKGNVVSPDDMIARYGADATRMYALFAAPPDRDLEWQEEGVAGISRFLSKVYRLTTKYSGAARAAAGGSRGGESSAKEQALLRRLHQTIAKITQDFDGRWHFNTSISSIMILVNEITANEAAMDAGEISPAAVAEVFRGLILLLAPFAPFFAAEMWEEIGGEGVVFRTVWPEVNEELARDEEIEIPVQVNGKLVTVVKVAAGSDEATVKAEALADPKVIARIEGKTVVKVIVVPGKLVNLVVK